Below is a window of Humulus lupulus chromosome 9, drHumLupu1.1, whole genome shotgun sequence DNA.
TAAATTaggatttatttaataaaatataactttaagaCCTATGTGAGTCATAAAGTAAATGTTGTAGAtctaattcctacaaaataaatattaggaAAATTAAGTGATACAATTTGATACAATTTGTGAAGTATGAAACTCAAAGTGCTATTTACCCATTTAACTAAATTGTGCAATACAAATTTGATATTGCATtatttaatcatattttttttggaaaaactaTTTAatcatacttatatatatatatatttattaaattcaagcTTCAAAAATTTCACTTGAGTCTATTATTGTAGTAGcacattaataattttttttcccgAAAAACACATTTTAAAGGCTtaatatgaaaattttaaaaGTGTAGGGGTAGAGCTGCAAAGTCAATTAGTTAATAAGCACTTATCATTCTGTCCCTTCAATGGGTATTCATTAATGCACAATTTATTAGAAcccaattatttttattttttttggtttgAAAGGAGAACCCAATTATTTTCATTTTGACCATTTTTGGACCATAACATAAAATATTAGTTTTTTACGACTGTATCTATATAAAATATTTTCTaacccaaactcaaaatcaataccaccataattataaaaattccctcatttaaaaaaaatcgaaaaatcaactaattaattatttagcTCATGCATTGACTTCCTAAATAGAAAAATTAACTCACATTTCAATCAAACACAAAATgttccattttaaaaaaaattaagaaagtttattaaattattatccATTTTATTACTTCATCATcgtatatatattttctaaaactaaaaacaaaaaatctattaaaaaaaacaatcataaaacatatataactcatgaaaatatttaaaaaataaattcaaataattaatttatccCATAAAAATTTTACCAACCCAACAATAACTAATTACCAACAATGATTAATTTGAgtaattttcattttcatttttttttttataaatttattaataaaaaataaaaaacccaaAAAATGTGTTGTGTGTCTTCCCATTGTCACCGTCCCGTTCCGACCGTTCAAACCACCCTTCGATTAGCCGACAAAGCTCACAGAACCAAAAGAAGAACATTCAATTATAAATTAAAcagaaattaaataaattattatttaaaccCCTAAATATTCCTCTTttctatatttaattaattaaatataattacaataaataaatccttcaaaaaccaaaacactcttctctctctttctctctctcaaccTCTCAATACAGAGTATCAGAGCCGTTACCGTACACTTTACTGTTTTTCTACAGTTCTTCTCATCTTCAGCTtcgttttcttcttctctcttttacattttttaaaaaaaaaaatatttttttgggtTATTTATCGCTCAGATTTGGGATTCGGTGTTTTGTGGAGTTCTGTATAGTGTTTTTCGAGGGTTAGGGTTTCGGCATTATGATGTGAAACCCTAGCGAGGTGGGGGGTTGGTTGGGTTAGGGTTTTGTGAGATCTGGAGTAGGGTAAAGGAGGGGGAGGGGGGACTTTGCAATGGGGAATTGTTGCAGATCTCCGGCTGCCGTTGCTAGAGAAGATGTGAAATCGAACTTTTCCGGTCACGATCATGGCCGGCGGGACTCGAATGCTGTGAAGAAGGCGCCGGTCACTGTGTTGACTGGGGTTCCGAAGGAGAATATTGAGGAAAAGTATTTGGTGGATCGGGAGCTTGGTCGTGGCGAGTTTGGTGTTACTTACCTCTGTATTGAGCGTCAGACGAGGGAGTTACTGGCTTGTAAGAGTATTTCGAAGCGGAAGCTGAGGACTGCGGTGGACATTGACGATGTGAGGAGGGAAGTGGCGATAATGAAGCATTTGCCGAAGAATTCTAGTATTGTGACCTTGAAGGAGGCTTGCGAAGACGACAATGCGGTTCATTTGGTTATGGAGTTGTGTGAGGGTGGCGAGCTTTTTGATCGGATTGTCGCTAGGGGTCATTATACAGAGCGAGCGGCTGCGGCGGTGACAAGGACGATTGTGGAGGTTGTTCAGCTATGTCACAAGCATGGGGTGATTCATAGGGACTTGAAGCCAGAAAACTTTTTGTTCGCGAACAAGAAGGAGAATTCGCCTTTGAAGGCTATTGATTTTGGgttgtccatatttttcaaaccaggtaaaaaaaaaacttttttttattCTGAAAAATATGAGCTTTGATCAATGTTTATACTTAGTTGTCGTACTTATCTAATTTCGGTAAATCAAGGATATGCGTGTTGAAATAAGTTTAAAGTGTTGCTAAATTTAGAAAATTGAGACAAGGGATGTATGGGCACTGAAAAAATCACGACTTCGAAGTAATTCAAAATTGTGATAAGAGGGATCTATTTTGAGGGTGAGCTGAATTGCTTATGGCCTACATTTAATCATTTTATTAATGGTTTGTTGTATGCTTTAATATCCAGTTGCCACTAATTTTTTGAGTTGCATTCCCTTACTTGATAAAAGAATATGAAACTCTTGTTGGCATAAATGTGCGACGAAACGAACCATTTTAATCTGAATATAGCattgatcattttttttttgtgataagtGAAAAGTCCTTCCAAACTGCATCGACATATGATCTTCTACATTTTTGGTCTCTGCATTTCTTTGACTAATTCCTAATGTTCATTGGCTTTTGGATATATAAAATCATTTAATTGAACAAGCCTGCTGATTGCATATTTTGAAATGTTTTAGACAAGGACTTGTGATTAGTCTTGTCTTTACCCGTTAGTGAAACAATGCCTGTCCCATTTTCTTAGTAAAACATTTAAGTCTCTACCTGCTAGGTGGAAAGTCAATGTATTAATTTAAAGTTTAACACTAATTGAGATACGCAATACACTAGACAGGTGATTGTTTCATTTCATTTCTTATCAATTCTTCTTGTTTCAGTTTTTCTCCGATGATTATTTCAGATGATCATCTTAAATTCTTGTTTCAGTTTTTCTCCGATGATTATTTCAGACATAATAGTATCATTTGATATCCTCAGTGGTCGTGTCTTGTGTATATCTTAACTTTCTCTATTCCCTTTTAATTGAATTTCGTTTGGACCATGCATAATGAAAATGAATGATCCCATATGACTTTGTTTATCTAGAAACTTCAGTATTTTTTACCAGCTTTATCTTTTCCTTtcttctttctcctttcttcGAATCTTCTTAACATTGAATGACAAAAAAAGGACCTGTTCACTAGGGAGTGCTGTTTAAACGACGTTTGGTGGAACTCGTTGCATAGTATTACTTTTTTCTCAACTATTGCTTGGTTGTATTTTTGGTGTCTTGTTTTGTGATGCTCTTGTATTGTAATTTGTAAAGGTGCTAGGCACTAACTTTTTCAAGTTTGTAGGTGAGAAGTTCTCTGAAATTGTTGGCAGTCCATATTATATGGCTCCAGAGGTGCTCAAGCGGAGTTATGGACCAGAAATTGATATATGGAGTGCAGGAGTTATTCTCTATATATTGTTATGTGGTGTTCCTCCTTTTTGGGCAGGTAAATTATATCCCCCCCTGTAGTTTTTCAGTCTTGGTTGTTTGTCTGTTATTTAGGTGATTAAGATCTTTAGCATTTGTTATCTTGGTATCTTACGATGAGTGTTTCCATAATTGTGCTCCTGATGCAGAGTCTGAACAAGGTGTTGCACAGGCAATTCTTCGTGGCCTAATAGATTTTAAACGTGATCCATGGCCCAATATCTCAGAAAGTGCCAAGAGTTTAGTGAGGCAGATGTTGGAGCCTGACCCAAAGATAAGGCTAACTGCAAAACAAGTTCTTGGTATTGCCTCTCTTATCTAATGATCATCTGCCTTACTATGTAAAACAATTTCTTATTAAATAGGTTGTTATCATCTATTCTGTATAATTACCATTTATTTGATAGGGGCAGGGGAAGATATCTTGTATTGTCCTATAGGCCATATTTTGTTAAATGTTTTTATTTTAGGGCTTCATTTTAAGTTTCTTTCTGGATCATTTATTCAATTATGCTCAGGTAAAATCATCATACAGATTAGAAAAGTAAGATAGCAGTTTAAGTTCCATATGGTAAAATGAACTCGTGCAAATGCAGATCTGGCCTTGCTAAGTGAATTCCAATCCCAATTCTTTAAGTAGACTCGAGTTTTATTTTTTAGTGGGTGAGAAAGACTCTTAGAAGGGATGCTTACACTTTTTGATTTATGCTGCTACAAGTTCATGCTGCGAATGGTATTACTGTATCTCTTGTAGATGTATTAATGGAAATTTAGTGTCAATAAAGTCCAGATATACATCGTGATATAAATTGGTATTTAAACGAATAGGCTTAGTCGGGCCGTTATCTGTTATAATTGTCAGTGTTAGTTACCGAGGCGTATTTTAATTTTAAGACAGTAAATTGCATGTGGAGGATTTGGGATGCCTTATGGAGTTATggattatttattaaattacctATGCTCTACAATTTTAGGGATCAAAGTATTCTCATAATGGATGCCAAACTGCGGCTTTTCTTTGACCAGCATTGGATATAATGTAGATTGTATGATTTACAGTAGTTTTCTCTTTGAAATTTCAGTTTCAATAGATTAGTGGTGGTGTTTTATCTGATATGTATTTGTCTGTTTGCAGAGCATCCGTGGCTCCAAAATGCTAAAAAAGCTCCTAATGTCCCTCTTGGAGATGTTGTCAAGTCAAGGCTAAAGCAATTTTCAATGATGAACAGATTCAAGAGAAAGGCCTTGAGGGTTGGTTGCCTGCTTCTATgaagttatttttattttgttaaattatcaaaagataatttAGTTAGTACCTTCAAACAGGTGATAGCAGAATTCCTATCCACTGAAGAAGTTGAAGACGTAAAGGAACTGTTTAGAAAGATGGACACTGACAATGATGGTATTGTTTCAATTGAAGAATTAAAATCTGGACTTAAAAAATTTGGATCCCAGCTTGCAGAGTCTGAAGTTCAGACGCTTATTGAAGCTGTGAGTGTCCTTGATTCATTTTCTGTTGGCTCTCACTAATGCGATGTTAAATCAAAATGTCAAAACTTATATGCAATCCATTCACATTGTGTACTCTATGTACACAAAATCTTCTATTAGACTAAATCTTTCCAGCCCCTAGATTTACAAGGATTGTAGttgaaatatataattaattatggaCATTGTTTCAGTAGctaatttatttttcttctgaGAATTAGTTCTCTTGCTTGTTGTTTTGTTGAGTACGATGGACACCTGTTAAGAGGAGATTGGTCCACGTTGATGAGACATAAATTTTCACTTTGTATGTGCAGACACATTTTAGACAATGCCATATGTATGTTCTGAATTATTAATGAACACTTTAGACTGTTGGCAGTTAATGGAGCCACTTGTGTTTGTCTTGTGTGTAAGAGGTCGGGTTCCAACTTAGGCTAATTTAACAAAAATGAGTTACTACTACATGGTGGATATGTCGAGTTACCAGTGTCACATTTTTATGTAAATATTTGAAGGAAAAATGATATGTGCTTGTGCCTGGCTGATATATATGCCATATGTTAAGTAgctttctattttttatttgttttgttctCATTTAGTCTGATTTTGATTGGCATAATTGTTGTGATTCAGGTTGATGCTAACGGGAAGGGAACACTGGACTGTGGTGAATTCGTTGCTGTTTTCTTACACCTACAAAGAATGGCCAATGATGAGCATCTTCGCAAGGCCTTTTCCTACTTCGACAGGGACGGGAACAATTACATCGAGCCAGACGAGCTCAGAGATGCATTGATGGAAGATGGAGCAGAGGATTGTACAGATGTAGCCAACGACATTTTCCTAGAAGTAGATACAGACAAGGTGAGGCTCGAATCCAACTGCTAACTGAACCTTTTAAAATCTGAATCAACCAACTGATGCTATAATCTAATGGATGCAGGATGGGCGTATTAGCTACGATGAATTCGTGTCAATGATGAAAACCGGAACAGATTGGAGAAAGGCTTCTCGGCATTACTCAAGAGGAAGATTCAACAGTCTTAGCATGAAGCTGATGAAGGATGGTTCTTTAAATTTGGGGTAATTGCTAGTGATTGAAGCACTCGTGGATGAGGTTGAATTTTCAACAATATGGAATGGATACAAAAGAGGTGCTGTATCATTTTCTGCCCATCTGGTACTTGCTTTCTTTTGTGATTATTTGATAGTGTCCCATAGATAAAAATGGGCCTACTTTTGCTTGGTGCCTTAGAAGGATGATGATGATGGAGGGGTCTGAGTACAATTATTTGTCCCAGGCAAAAAATGTTGATTTGTGTAAAAACATCGGACCTTGTAGCCTACGGCACGACATGTATGATTCTCTGTCCTCTTTTTGCCATTTCAACCTTTCTGTGATTGTTTTTGGTTGACAATGTGGAGTTGAACTACGAAAGTGCTGTAGCATACTGTTGTAAAAGAAATATGAAGGTCTTTCTTTGTAGTGTGCATGTTATTGGCCACAACTCAGAATTACGATTCTGCCCCTACCCTTCAATGGAAAAAGTAAGGTTTGTATTTGTATTCCCATTTTCACTCCCATGTCTCTTGGAAATTTCTTAGGCCAGGGCTGCACTTCTGTGTCATAATTAAATTAACTAATCTTTAGCTCAGATACATGTTCTTATATTTTCATGGTAAGAAGAGGACTTTAAGAACAAGTTATATGTatatcatgaaaataaataagcaAATGACTAAATGGTACGCCAAGTGAATAAAATTAGGACCTGGTTACTTGTGGCCTTTGGGCTTCTAAGAAAGTATTGGTGCATTTGATTACCCTCATTTGGGCCGTGATTTAGATATGGGTCGTTGGTCCTGCGACAGACTGTTGGATTCGCACTATTGTTGATGCAAgtcttttatatttatatattcatgatattgaaaatcattaaaaaataacGTTGAAAACTTAATTTATTCTGTTACATGTTTAGACATATTGTAGAACTTTATATTAAAATTGAAGTACTCAAATCAGTAATAAGTgatgtaattaaaatatattattctGAAAGAAGCATAGGAATGCCACTTTTAATGACTAATGATTTATATcacttcatattttttttaagttcttATATACGATTGGAATATTTATTCCATAAGAAAATTAAGAGTACTGTACCACTATGTTGATTTTCAATGATTTTTGTAAAAGTTGATATCTACTTAATAGTCAATGGCCCAAGAAAGAATCATCTACTTATATGTAAGCTTTTAAAAGCATCAAGTTCTTTGCTATTTTAGTAAAAGAATTATTAAATTTCATTTTGTAATGTTATTAAAACTTATTTGGTTATAGCttctattttatttcaatttGTAGAGTTATTGACTATAGTTCATTCCATTTTAATTTCAGGACCATCATCATATAAAGTTTATATAAATCTGAAGAGACGTCTAAGCCATGCGGCCTGGGGGTTAAATCCTACTTCgtacatttatatatttattattcaatTTTGATTTTGTGAGAACCTAGAGAATACATGTTTGTCCATTCTAGATTTTTCTAATATTGTATTGATGTTATAACAGTCATATGACAATTTTTTACATGTTATGAAATTTATTGGTGAAAACACTCAAAACATTGGCATATTGTATATAAACGTGTCATATAGTATATAATCGCATAGGTGAGTTCACAGATAGATGAATTGTGATCTAGTGGGGTGACTTTAAAAAAACTAAACTTTTTAAAACAAATGATCATTAATATATCTAGCCATTTTAATATAATTGTATTGACTCctccttatcaatatctcaacATGCACGATGAATTTGAGATCTCCAAATCTTGATTGCATGCAAGTAATTTTTCATCATAaaactatattatatatatatatatttatctattctatataaaaaatatgttgacaataaaaattattagtttaacggtttgtttggttaattttaatataatattctaaaatatttaatggaatatatttttaaaattaattaaaaatatatatttattaattatattaatataaattcaaatattattattattataataatatttaatataagactatatatataataattatattaatataattcaaattcaaaatgaaatatcattattataataatatatagtacaagactaaatatttaataattatattaatataaatttaaatgttataaaatattattatgataataatatataattctattttttcaataattatattaatatgaatttaaatattataaaatattattattattataataatatgtaatacaaaattagatatttaatacttatattaatataaatttaaatattataaaatattattatactaagggtttatacttttttagaccctgtgttttatctcattacctgtttgggccttgtgttttgataaatgactttttggaccctatgttttgtaaaatggttaaaatagaaccataaacccgATTTTAATCAATGTTTTCTCacctaaaatcacaaataatttaccaaactaacaatccagaacaaaaataaaatcattctgcttaaaaactgtattgttatattcaattttttcttcatcaaaattgagtttaggattatattttaaccattttacaaaacatagggtcccaaaagtaatttgtcaaaacacaaggtccaaacaaataatgggacaaaacatagagtccaaaaatatataaacccttatactaataatatataatacataatctaaatttttatttaaaaaattatcatttatgtttaaaaaagatattataatatatattttaagaaatcataaacaatattttagtttagtttttatttaatacatttatctcattattttttatataatattgtttatttatttgaaatttatgtgataataatacaaatttaatatatatatatatatatttatatgaaagaGTTTTGTTGTGGTTACCTTTTTAAAAAAGGACCTGTTATAACATGTTTGAACATGTTAAAGTTTTCAATTTTAGAGTTAAAATCATATTAATGatttatttaacaaaaattacataattatAAACAgtaactattaaaaaaattatatatatattatataacatATTTAAACATTAATACACATGCAATTATACAAAAATCAAACGATTaagagtttttttaaaaaaaaaattattattgataaattctacacatatAAAGTTTAATTTTTGGaaacaattaataattatattaaaaattcaATTGTTAAACTTTCTTTTTAAAGTAATAAGatatttgtaataaattttaGCAATAGGTAAAAATCAATTTATAAGTTATTAATTTAATTCTAATCAAATTAATCACAACTATTAAATAAAGATCTAATGGGGTTAGAATTAATTTAACTATGGATGGGTAAAATATTGATGTAACCATTAAAAACTAGAGAAATTTACACAAATAccttaaaaatacatatttatttaaaaaatacattaaaaCAACTTATTTACACTTAGATCGTGCCACGTCAGCATAGTATaccaaattttgaaaaaaattgggaAATTCCGCTTTCTAatggtctgattggttcgcgattagaaaactgtatttttgataagtgagattctaaaatgaaaatttgaatttagtgactaaaatcatgtttatgaaaatatgattggttcaatgtcagtaaactgtttttgagttttaaaaaaatgaatctgtgattgatattaaatttgaaaatataatataaacTGCATATGTGATTGGAACAGctgaatttgaatattattttaattttatatattttatatacataggttgtataatattaaattttgttttatcaatatatttaattaagtaaaatttaattatattgataaattaaaatttaataataattattgattaaatttataacaatattgcattgtcatctataaaaataccagcacaacttatttttgaattgtgcataaatgtcataaaatgttccataaacaccttattactagtgggaacatactcaagtcataaaaattggcaaaaaataaaattaaataaatacaagCAATGATACAAATGATAGGAGTAGAGAGAACAAACAAATCATgattttgattttaagtttttggagaaaaaatcacaaaacagagaaaacgcaaaattgttgttttctaaattacaacacaaaattagaattctgattaggatatagttttaaaaaataatctaCCAATCAAATATTTTGGTAGGTCCCAAAAaattttaagttttcaaaatcataaaatcatttcCAAATCCCCAACCAATCACACCctaaaatattttgtttttttgaaTTGTAAAAAGTTATCTTTTGATTGCTTACGATACTGATAAGATACCAATTTgtcactttattatttttttatgaaagctttatttttagatcatattatttcaattatttcaaaacttatttgtagacatctttatataccaattagttatttttaggttcaattatgatatcttattatttaagatacattttggtaaccttcaagcttattttagaaactaatgagttgtcatataatataacaagttaccatatagtttatttataaaaattaatttagtatactacacAGTATCTTTTAAATGAAAACTTTTAATAGACTTTTTTAGTCATCATGTAATTTACacatcttattatttaagatacaatGTTACCTTCAAgtctattttagaaactaattagttatcatatagtataaaaaGTTAATCATATAATTCAAAGTTAACATCATGAATAGCTTATTAGAAAATGATACTATTTAGTATATTGCATAGTTACTTTTAAAAGCTACATTTTCGttgcttttaaaatcatttaagatacCAATTGGTTACCTTTTGATATATGACTAAACTTTTGAGTATGCTACAAATTTAAAGCAACCAACAAATTTAGTGAGTTACCAAAAATAATTTTCTTatgttctatttaaaagttaccaaacaatatcctaaatagtattttaaaaaagttacttgaaatgtttataaaatagttttaaagttgtTTAGAATACTATGTagtatcttttaaatgtaaaataagaatacactTTTTGGTATAGTataaaatttagttatttttttgttaacaaaatataaaaaagaaactaaaatgttgTTTTTTTATTGAGGTCATTTTCTCCAACGTCAGTGAAAAAATATATGCGCCTCACATATCAAAATAACCACTTTGAAGAGTAGGTCGTGATGGTATATCCAACCAACCAACAACATGGCTGAAAAAATCTTTTAAAGTTAAGGAGAATTGAGAACTCGATAAACATG
It encodes the following:
- the LOC133801047 gene encoding calcium-dependent protein kinase 13 — protein: MGNCCRSPAAVAREDVKSNFSGHDHGRRDSNAVKKAPVTVLTGVPKENIEEKYLVDRELGRGEFGVTYLCIERQTRELLACKSISKRKLRTAVDIDDVRREVAIMKHLPKNSSIVTLKEACEDDNAVHLVMELCEGGELFDRIVARGHYTERAAAAVTRTIVEVVQLCHKHGVIHRDLKPENFLFANKKENSPLKAIDFGLSIFFKPGEKFSEIVGSPYYMAPEVLKRSYGPEIDIWSAGVILYILLCGVPPFWAESEQGVAQAILRGLIDFKRDPWPNISESAKSLVRQMLEPDPKIRLTAKQVLEHPWLQNAKKAPNVPLGDVVKSRLKQFSMMNRFKRKALRVIAEFLSTEEVEDVKELFRKMDTDNDGIVSIEELKSGLKKFGSQLAESEVQTLIEAVDANGKGTLDCGEFVAVFLHLQRMANDEHLRKAFSYFDRDGNNYIEPDELRDALMEDGAEDCTDVANDIFLEVDTDKDGRISYDEFVSMMKTGTDWRKASRHYSRGRFNSLSMKLMKDGSLNLG